The following is a genomic window from Micromonospora cathayae.
ACCGCACCCTCTGGGTCAAGGGCACCGTCGAGATCACCGCCGAGGGTGCCGACGAGCACATCGACAAGATGGCGAAGAAGTACCTCAACGAGGACAGCTACCCGTTCCGCAAGCCGAACGAGGTGCGCCTGATCGTCAGGGTCACCCCGACCCAGCGGCTCAAGCAGGGCTGAGGCCGGCGGGAAGGCCAGGCCGAGGACGGCGAGAAGCCGGGATCAGGCGGTCTTGCGGGCCGCCTTCTTCGGGGCGGCCTTCCTGGCCCCGGTCTTCTCCTCGGCGGCCTTCCCGGTGGTCTTCCCCGCCGGCTCGGCCTTCTTCGCGGCGGTCTTCTTCTCCGTGGTCTTCTTCGCGGTGGTCTTCTTGGCCGGAGCGGCGGCCTTCCCGGCCGCCTTCTTCGCCGGGGCGGCCGGCTTCTCCGCCGGGGTCTTCCGGGCCGACTTCGCCGCCGAGATCGGCGTCGGCTCGGCGGCCGACTCGCCCCGGGCGGCCTTGGCCCGCTCCACGGACGCCTTGAGCGCCGCCATCAGGTCCACCGCGGCGGCCGGGGCCTCCTCGACCTCCTCCGGCTGCACCACCTCGCGCCCCTCCACCTTGGCGTCGATGACCTCCTGCAACGCGGCCCGGTAGTCGTCGGTGAAGGCGTCCGGCTCGAACTCGCCGGCCATCGAGTCGATCAGCGAACTCGCCATCGCCAGCTCCGGGGGGCGGACGGTGATGTCCTCGCCCAGGAAACCGAAGTCCGGTTTGCGTATCTCGTCCGGCCAGAGCATGGTGTTGAGCAGCAGCACACCCTCCCGGACCCGTAGCGTCGCCAGCTGCTCCCGCTGGCGCAGCGCGATCTTCACGATCGCCACCCGCTCGGAGTCGACCAGCGCGTCCCGCAGCAGCACGTACGGCTTGGTGGCGGTGCCCTCCGGCTCCAGGAAGTACGCCTTGTTGTAGAGGATCGGGTCGACCTGCTCGGCCGGCACGAACTCCAGCACGTCGATCGCGTGCGAGGTGCTCAGCGGCAGGTCGGCGAAGTCGGCGTCGGTGAGCACCACCATCTCGCCGCCGCCGATGTCGTACCCCTTGGCGATGTCGTCGTAGCTCACCTCCTCGCCACAGACCGAGCAGGTGCGCTTGTACCTGATCCGCCCGCCGTCCTCGCGGTGGACCTGGTGGAAGCGGATGTCCTTCTCCTCGGTTGCGGAGAAGAGCTTCACCGCGATCGAGACCAGGCCGAACGAGACGGCACCCTTCCAGATCGCCCGCATTGTCGAGCTCCTCTCCCCGGTTCTGACCAGGATCCCAAATGATCGAAGGTCACGCGAGGTGTTCGATTGCCAACTACAGTCGCAGATGTGCCCGGCGCCCCGCTCAAGCCGATGCTCGCCACGACCGGGCCGCTACCCGCCGGCCCGGACTGGACGTACGAG
Proteins encoded in this region:
- a CDS encoding Ku protein, which codes for MRAIWKGAVSFGLVSIAVKLFSATEEKDIRFHQVHREDGGRIRYKRTCSVCGEEVSYDDIAKGYDIGGGEMVVLTDADFADLPLSTSHAIDVLEFVPAEQVDPILYNKAYFLEPEGTATKPYVLLRDALVDSERVAIVKIALRQREQLATLRVREGVLLLNTMLWPDEIRKPDFGFLGEDITVRPPELAMASSLIDSMAGEFEPDAFTDDYRAALQEVIDAKVEGREVVQPEEVEEAPAAAVDLMAALKASVERAKAARGESAAEPTPISAAKSARKTPAEKPAAPAKKAAGKAAAPAKKTTAKKTTEKKTAAKKAEPAGKTTGKAAEEKTGARKAAPKKAARKTA